The following proteins are co-located in the Pedobacter sp. FW305-3-2-15-E-R2A2 genome:
- a CDS encoding DUF2911 domain-containing protein, which produces MKKLSLIAAFALFSAFAQAQDMKLPALDPSPADIVYYPLNAAKLKDDSGPSIKVVYSRPSRKGREIFGVLEQYGKVWRLGANECTEIKFFKNVVIGGKKIKAGTYSLYAIPEKDKWVIIVNKQTDRWGAYTYNEAKDVVRVEVPVKALPQPVETLSMTFTPQSEGANLVIAWDKTIVELPVTVK; this is translated from the coding sequence ATGAAAAAATTAAGCCTTATCGCTGCTTTTGCATTGTTTTCTGCCTTTGCTCAGGCACAGGATATGAAACTTCCTGCATTAGATCCAAGCCCGGCCGACATCGTTTACTATCCCTTAAATGCGGCTAAATTGAAAGATGACTCCGGTCCTTCGATTAAAGTCGTTTATTCCAGACCTAGCAGAAAAGGACGTGAGATTTTTGGCGTACTGGAGCAATATGGAAAGGTTTGGCGATTAGGAGCTAATGAATGCACTGAAATCAAGTTCTTCAAAAATGTAGTGATTGGAGGTAAGAAGATTAAGGCAGGAACTTACAGCTTATATGCCATTCCGGAAAAAGACAAATGGGTAATCATTGTAAATAAACAAACCGATCGTTGGGGTGCTTATACCTATAATGAAGCAAAAGACGTAGTGAGGGTCGAGGTTCCGGTGAAGGCCTTACCACAACCTGTAGAAACATTATCTATGACTTTTACCCCTCAATCTGAAGGCGCTAATCTGGTGATTGCATGGGATAAAACGATAGTTGAACTTCCTGTAACTGTCAAATAG